The following are encoded together in the bacterium genome:
- the aroF gene encoding 3-deoxy-7-phosphoheptulonate synthase — protein MSAEKLHTPRARIDEIDRRLVALVAERMDAVRAIGRTKGADDAQPLRDHRREQEVLANWQDAAAEHGLSPFFAGRILREVMNYSRRVQEELLDRPQDDATAGAAPVRVGRIGSPGSYSDLALTKLFAERGEGALTPVAFAGFTAAVDALERDEVDFAFLPIENTIAGSLNETYALLTGRDLHIVDEEILPVEHIVAGRPGADLAAVRVVRSHPVALQQCAAWLGARPGCRAEACADSATAAQIVADGDDPTAAAICSEEAASRLGLQVLARGIADQALNATRFVLMGRAPAVVDRRRPARTSLVLSVNHRRGSLAKCLDAFARRRVNLTKLESRPRPESPWEYVFYIDIEGHRDSDRVREALDEVATHANTLKVLGCYPRRGSFGDDLEPEEHLAEWVGAAAPDGRKPLPVVDPNLRRSARTAAHEPSIVKIGRVPVGGGHFMLIAGPCAVESRAQVTAAAKMVQEAGGQVLRGGAFKPRTSPYSFQGLGFPGLELLRAAGDTYDLPIVTEVLRVEDVAKVARMADALQVGARNMQNFELLKELGRTDKPVLLKRGMSATVKDLLAAAEYIMAGGNQQVILCERGIRTFETATRSTLDLSAVPVLKERTHLPVIVDPSHAAGRRELVLPLAAAAVAAGADGLIVECHPNPDEALCDKEQALTGADMAELVGMARRMGRMG, from the coding sequence ATGTCCGCCGAGAAGCTGCACACGCCCCGCGCCCGCATCGACGAGATCGACCGCCGCCTGGTCGCCCTCGTGGCCGAACGCATGGACGCCGTCCGCGCCATCGGGCGCACCAAGGGCGCCGACGACGCCCAGCCCCTCAGGGACCACCGTCGCGAGCAGGAGGTCCTGGCCAACTGGCAGGACGCCGCCGCCGAACACGGCCTGTCGCCGTTCTTCGCCGGGCGCATCCTGCGCGAGGTGATGAACTACTCGCGGCGGGTGCAGGAGGAGCTGCTCGACCGGCCCCAGGACGACGCCACCGCGGGCGCCGCCCCGGTCCGCGTCGGCCGCATCGGCTCGCCCGGCTCGTACAGCGATCTCGCGCTGACCAAGCTCTTCGCCGAGCGCGGCGAGGGCGCCCTGACGCCGGTCGCCTTCGCCGGCTTCACCGCCGCGGTCGACGCCCTCGAGCGCGACGAGGTCGATTTCGCCTTCCTGCCCATCGAGAACACCATCGCCGGCTCGCTGAACGAGACCTACGCCCTGCTCACCGGCCGCGACCTGCACATCGTCGACGAGGAGATCCTGCCGGTGGAGCACATCGTGGCCGGACGCCCCGGCGCCGACCTGGCCGCCGTGCGCGTCGTGCGCTCGCACCCGGTCGCCCTGCAGCAGTGCGCCGCCTGGCTGGGCGCCCGCCCCGGCTGCCGCGCCGAGGCCTGCGCCGACTCGGCCACCGCCGCGCAGATCGTGGCCGACGGCGACGACCCGACCGCGGCGGCGATCTGCTCCGAGGAGGCGGCCAGCCGCCTGGGCCTGCAGGTGCTGGCCCGCGGCATCGCCGACCAGGCCCTGAACGCGACGCGGTTCGTGCTCATGGGCCGCGCGCCGGCCGTGGTCGACCGCCGGCGTCCGGCCCGCACCTCGCTGGTGCTGAGCGTGAACCACCGTCGCGGCTCCCTGGCCAAGTGCCTCGACGCGTTCGCGCGGCGCCGGGTGAACCTGACCAAGCTGGAGAGCCGTCCCAGGCCTGAAAGTCCTTGGGAATATGTCTTCTACATCGACATCGAGGGCCACCGCGACAGCGACCGCGTGCGCGAGGCCCTCGACGAGGTGGCCACCCACGCCAACACGCTGAAGGTCCTCGGCTGCTATCCGCGCCGGGGCAGCTTCGGCGACGATCTCGAGCCCGAGGAGCATCTCGCCGAGTGGGTCGGCGCCGCCGCGCCCGACGGCCGCAAACCCCTGCCGGTGGTCGACCCGAACCTGCGGCGCAGCGCGCGCACCGCGGCCCACGAGCCGAGCATCGTCAAGATCGGCCGCGTGCCCGTGGGCGGCGGCCACTTCATGCTCATCGCCGGGCCCTGCGCCGTCGAGAGCCGCGCCCAGGTGACGGCGGCGGCGAAGATGGTGCAGGAGGCGGGCGGCCAGGTGCTGCGCGGCGGCGCCTTCAAGCCCCGCACCAGCCCCTACAGCTTCCAGGGCCTCGGCTTCCCGGGCCTGGAGCTGCTGCGCGCCGCCGGCGACACCTACGACCTGCCCATCGTCACCGAAGTGCTGCGCGTCGAGGACGTGGCCAAGGTCGCCCGAATGGCCGACGCCCTGCAGGTGGGCGCCCGCAACATGCAGAACTTCGAGCTGCTCAAGGAGCTCGGACGCACCGACAAGCCGGTGCTGCTGAAGCGCGGCATGAGCGCCACCGTAAAGGACCTCCTCGCCGCCGCCGAGTACATCATGGCCGGCGGCAACCAGCAGGTGATCCTGTGCGAGCGCGGCATCCGCACCTTCGAGACGGCCACCCGCAGCACCCTCGACCTCAGCGCGGTGCCGGTGCTGAAGGAGCGCACGCACCTGCCGGTGATCGTCGATCCGTCCCACGCCGCGGGGCGGCGGGAACTGGTGCTGCCCCTGGCGGCGGCGGCGGTGGCGGCGGGCGCCGACGGGCTGATCGTCGAGTGCCATCCGAATCCGGACGAGGCGCTGTGCGACAAGGAGCAGGCGCTGACGGGGGCGGACATGGCGGAGCTGGTGGGGATGGCGCGGCGGATGGGGCGGATGGGCTGA